In Fluviicola sp., the sequence AAATAGACGCACGTTTCGATCTTCTGAAACCGAAATAATGTTTGTGCTCTAAAATCCAGGCCATAATGAGATAAGGAATCAATGGAGAACCCAACCCGATGCACGTTGCATAGATGAAACCCAAACGTACTTTATTGGTCTGTATTCCCAATTTGGTTGCCCACCAGGAGCACACTCCGAAGGAGCGCATCTCAAAGAAAAAAGCTATTTTTTGAAGGGTTCTTTTCATCTGTTATTCCTTACTCAAAATTACACAATTCTTTTGGAAGTTAAAAGGCAGATGTAAAATGGATAAAAAGCCAATATTTAAACCATTCCCCTTTTTACTTTTACCATTTTACATTCTTTACATGTGACCTTTTAAGTATCGTGTTTCCGATCACACAATCCAAACATTTCTTTTTCAGACAAAACTCATTGGTAAGCTCAATCAAGCCCTGCGACTCCAATGCATTGGCAGGTTTGATCCCCAGGTTTTTCCAGGTAGTGATTTTCTCATTCTTTTCAGCAGGAAGCAATTCCAGGATTTCAAAGGCCTTATTCCTGTAAGCATTATCAGCCAGGCGGTGCGACAACCACCACAAAAACGGAACCACGCTGTTGGTAATGATGGTATTGGCAGTAGCAATACTCAACGTTGAAGCAGTCTTTTTCTCCTTCCCGAAATCAAAATGCGTCGACCAGTATTCATGGGCTGGTTTCATCAATTGGGTTTGCAGCATGGAAAGCAATCCGTTTGCAGGAAGGTACCAGATCTCCGAATCCCAGTTCATTTCATGCACAAAAGTTACGAATTGCGCCAGGCGTTGAGTCGGAAAACCGCCGGGCCTGCAGCCTTTGAACTTCCAGCTGTGGGCATTCCGGGCCGACAATTTGAGCCGGTAGCGCTGAAAATCCCATTCCTGCTTCAACTCCCGGTGATAAGCAACTGGTTTTTCTTCATCCAAAAATCCGCCGACTCCGAATGCAATGGCCATTTTTTGCTTTTGCGTGGCTTTCAGAAACTTGTCAAAGGGAATCCCCACCGCCAGTTCCTGGAAAGGGAGCTGGTTGACCTTCATTCCGAATGCTTTCGAAATCGTATGGAACAACACTTCTTTAAAAGACATCGTGGTGGTTTGATACAATTGTTCCAGTTCCATCATTTTCCGGTCCATCCGCTGAAAAACCGCCCGTTCGAGTTGATTGATCACAACCACTTCCGGGATTTCCTTTAAAAACGGTTCGCACAGAATGGAAGCCGTTCTTTTATAATAATTGGTAAACCAGTTGAAATGATCCCAATCGATCAGGGATTTCAATTCCACCGTCGGAAGCGGAATTCCTTCCACAAAAATCAATTGGTCGTGCTCATAAACCACGTGAAGGATTACATTGGAATAAGCTTTATCAAATTGGTGGCCATGCAGGTTCCAATCCGAAGACTTCACATGCAGTTCAATATTCCCGGAATGCGTGATTTCATTCAAAACGATCTTCCCGTTGAAAAAATCAGGCCCCGAATCCAGGTTGTGTATTCCGACGTGCAGGATTTCCACTTTTTCACCGTCCGTAGTAAGCAGGTTTGTTAATGGAAGCCGCTTGTTCTTCCAAAGAAAATGGAGGTAATTTTCATTCATACTCAAATCATTTGAAAACCGCACTGAGCTTGTTTTAAATCAAAAGCAGTGCTTTTCTTATTTAATTTAAGAAAAAAGTTCGTTTGAAACAACTGAAAATCAAGTGTTTTTTTAGGCGAAAAATCAAATAGGTTATGACTCATTCATCCAAAAAATCACCTCCATAAAATGCGAATGGAGTAAGACAGGCGTCATTACTCCATTCACTAATCAACCTAACCTAACCACCTAAATCGGTTGCAAGATAGAATTTCAGCAGGATTTCTCAAACATATCTGTGAATTATGTAAATTCTGGAAATAATTGTGTAAGCGAACAATCAGACAAGTTTTGACTGTTTTTCACGATTTAAATCAAAAAAAATGACTTGAAAACAACTTGTTCTATTTGTTGCGTCATTGTGGATATGAACCAAATCCATATCATACAAATACACTCCTGTAGTGTCATAAGCCTTATAATGTCCTGCAATCTTTTCCCATTTTGTCGGTTGCGAAATTACTGGTGTTGGTGTCTTTTCCTTAGTGCATGAGAAAAAGAAACTAACACTGACAATCAATGCCGGAACAAGTACTTGATATTGTGTGAATAGTCTCACTAAAAAATCAATGTTGTTTAACTGCAATTTGCTTGCAGTCACAGGCATAATAGGGAGTTAAATCTGAGATATAATAATTGATATTAGTTTTACTAAAACGAATTGGTATAGTATCATTATACCAGTTATTATAATAAGTAAAGGCAGCACTAGTTATTTTCCATCTTTTTCCATTTGAATCATATAACGGATCATACCCTCCAATTCTTACATACATAGGAAGATTTGCAAATTCTTCTTGCTGAGTTGTAAAAGTAAATTCTCCATCAAAATTTTCGAAGCGGATCGAATCTCTATTTGTCGCGTCATTGTGGATATGAATCAAATCCATATCATACAAATAAACACCTGTTGTATCGTAGACCTTGTAATGACCATTTACTTTTTCCCATAGGGTTGGCTCTGGAACACTTGGAATTATTGGTGTCTTTTCTTTTGTACAAGCAAAAAGAAAAATTATCCCGGCACAAAGTACCGGGATAACTAATTTATATTTTTTAATGAAACCCATCTTTCCGGATTAATGCTGTTTCACAGCAATCTGTTTGCAATCACAGGCATAGTAAGGAGTTGCATCCTCGATGTAATAATTGATGTTCGTTTTATTAAAACGAATGTTAATTGTATCATTATGAAAAATGTTATAATCCAACCAACTGGGTCCGTATAATTTCCATCTTTTATTATTGGAATCATATAAGGTATCTCCACCTCCGATAGTAATTCCCATAGGAATATTGGAAAATTCTTGTTGTTCTGAAGTAAATGTAAATTCACCATCGAAATTTTCAAATCGTATGGAATCTCTATTTGTTGCATTATTATGGCTGTGAATCAAATCCATATCATACAAATACACTCCTGTAGTATCGTACACTTTGTAATGCCCCGAAATTTTTTCCCACTTAGTTTGTTCAGGAGTTACTGGTGTTGGTGTCTTTTCCTTAGTGCATGAGAAAAAGAAACTAACACTGACAATCAATGCCGGAACAAGTACTTGATATTGTGTGAATAGTCTCACTAAAAAATCAATGTTGTTTAACTGCGATTTGCTTGCAGTCACAGGCATAATAGGGAGTTAAATCTGAGATGTAATAATTGATATTTGTCATTTGAAATTTGAGCGGAATTGTATCGTTATTAAAGCTATTATAATAGCTGTCTGCTCCACCTCCTAATTGCCATCTTTTTGAGTTATAGTCAAATATTGGATTATGAAATCCAATAGTAACTAAATTGGGATAATTATTCGGATTAGGGCTAGATTGTCTTACAGTAAAAGTAAACTTTCCATCAAAGTTTTCAAAACGCAATGAATCAACTTGGTCATTTACGTGAATATGGACAATACTCATATCATACAAATAAACACCTGTTGTATCGTAGACCTTGTAATGACCATTTACTTTTTCCCATAGGGTTGGCTCTGGAACACTTGGAATTATTGGTGTCTTTTCTTTTGTACAGGAAAAAAACATACTAATCCCGACAATTAATGTCGGGATTAGTAATTGGTATCTTTTAATGAATAGCATCTTTACATTTTTACAACTTTCCGAACGGTATACGTTGTTCCGGAATATATACGAATATAATACGTTCCCTTGGAATAATTTGTTAAAGAGAAGCTTTGGTTTTCCGCTTTCTCCTTCCGTGA encodes:
- a CDS encoding DUF2851 family protein translates to MNENYLHFLWKNKRLPLTNLLTTDGEKVEILHVGIHNLDSGPDFFNGKIVLNEITHSGNIELHVKSSDWNLHGHQFDKAYSNVILHVVYEHDQLIFVEGIPLPTVELKSLIDWDHFNWFTNYYKRTASILCEPFLKEIPEVVVINQLERAVFQRMDRKMMELEQLYQTTTMSFKEVLFHTISKAFGMKVNQLPFQELAVGIPFDKFLKATQKQKMAIAFGVGGFLDEEKPVAYHRELKQEWDFQRYRLKLSARNAHSWKFKGCRPGGFPTQRLAQFVTFVHEMNWDSEIWYLPANGLLSMLQTQLMKPAHEYWSTHFDFGKEKKTASTLSIATANTIITNSVVPFLWWLSHRLADNAYRNKAFEILELLPAEKNEKITTWKNLGIKPANALESQGLIELTNEFCLKKKCLDCVIGNTILKRSHVKNVKW
- a CDS encoding PspC domain-containing protein, whose amino-acid sequence is MKRTLQKIAFFFEMRSFGVCSWWATKLGIQTNKVRLGFIYATCIGLGSPLIPYLIMAWILEHKHYFGFRRSKRASIWEL